The following coding sequences lie in one Pseudomonas sp. B33.4 genomic window:
- a CDS encoding A24 family peptidase — protein MHSFILLIWLVLCAAQDARQRRIANALTLGVAALALIWLWWTGSTWLGAEAAQGGWACLIALALTLPGFFMGRMGAGDVKLMTALGLATDGLFILGVFIGAGLASVVWMLLAPRVWLHMSQGLRERLRYLGPTMSKKLPFAPFVLVGTLLVLLWIH, from the coding sequence ATGCACAGTTTTATCCTCCTGATCTGGCTGGTGCTGTGCGCGGCGCAAGACGCCCGCCAGCGCCGCATTGCCAATGCTCTGACCCTCGGCGTTGCCGCGCTGGCGCTGATCTGGCTGTGGTGGACCGGCAGCACCTGGCTGGGCGCGGAAGCGGCGCAGGGCGGCTGGGCCTGCCTGATTGCGCTGGCACTGACCCTGCCGGGTTTTTTCATGGGCCGCATGGGCGCCGGCGATGTGAAATTAATGACAGCTCTGGGGCTTGCGACGGACGGTCTGTTCATTCTTGGCGTATTTATTGGTGCAGGGCTCGCCAGCGTGGTCTGGATGCTGCTGGCGCCAAGAGTCTGGCTTCATATGAGTCAAGGGCTTAGAGAGCGTCTGCGATATCTGGGGCCAACTATGTCAAAAAAGCTGCCATTTGCACCGTTTGTGCTGGTTGGGACGCTGCTGGTCCTGCTTTGGATCCATTAG
- a CDS encoding response regulator transcription factor has translation MNKLTSAVKVLVVDDQPLIVEELCEFLESNGYRCVPCESSQQAIERFSEDAEIGLVLSDLHMPEMDGIQLIQALQRLAGKHRAFEAIMLTGRADKQDVIKALRAGIADYYQKPIDLDELLEGVRRQEVALQERQKNLQLGHLNQKLQYLSESIDDLYQDLDKVRRNPSTVARDVPGGEPGEAEVQEMPAIFSQLSPRQLDVARLVGKGQTNYQIACELGITENTVKLYVSQVLRLTHMHNRTQLALALSPSASASRQRVTAH, from the coding sequence GTGAACAAGCTTACGTCTGCGGTAAAAGTCCTCGTGGTCGACGATCAGCCGTTGATTGTGGAGGAGCTGTGCGAGTTTCTTGAAAGTAACGGGTATCGCTGTGTGCCGTGTGAGTCGAGTCAGCAGGCGATTGAGCGTTTCAGTGAGGACGCGGAAATCGGTCTGGTGTTGAGTGATCTGCACATGCCGGAGATGGATGGCATTCAGTTGATCCAGGCGTTGCAGCGGTTGGCAGGCAAGCATCGGGCTTTTGAGGCGATCATGCTCACCGGGCGTGCCGACAAGCAGGATGTGATCAAGGCGTTGCGTGCCGGGATTGCCGATTATTATCAGAAACCGATTGATCTGGATGAGTTGCTGGAAGGTGTGCGGCGTCAGGAGGTGGCTCTGCAGGAGCGGCAGAAGAATCTGCAGCTGGGGCATTTGAATCAGAAGTTGCAGTATTTGTCTGAGTCGATTGATGACCTGTATCAGGATCTGGACAAGGTGCGGCGCAATCCTTCGACGGTGGCTCGCGATGTGCCGGGTGGTGAACCAGGCGAGGCTGAGGTGCAGGAGATGCCGGCGATTTTCAGTCAGTTGTCGCCGCGGCAGCTGGATGTCGCGCGGTTGGTGGGTAAAGGGCAGACCAATTATCAGATTGCCTGTGAGTTGGGGATTACCGAGAACACGGTGAAGCTTTATGTTTCGCAGGTGTTGCGGTTGACGCATATGCATAATCGGACGCAGTTGGCTTTGGCCTTGTCGCCGAGTGCTTCTGCTTCTCGGCAGCGGGTTACGGCGCATTGA
- a CDS encoding DUF6124 family protein: MDKLIPDPPHEPTTPLEEAIRADNLAKNREAIKRALDFYLCPEPAKPRQPSTMFLIHPKIDTESLLAHACESLASANTLAGNFADQLGRPERNTALAIQQIIMLAELAVNRALDRVDPQT; encoded by the coding sequence ATGGACAAACTGATCCCCGACCCACCCCACGAACCCACCACCCCGCTCGAAGAAGCCATCCGCGCCGACAACCTCGCCAAAAACCGCGAAGCGATCAAACGCGCTCTCGATTTCTACCTCTGCCCCGAACCTGCAAAACCCCGGCAACCGAGCACGATGTTTCTCATCCATCCGAAAATCGATACCGAAAGCCTGCTCGCCCACGCCTGCGAATCCCTGGCTTCGGCCAATACGCTGGCCGGTAACTTTGCCGATCAACTCGGCCGGCCCGAGCGTAATACTGCGCTGGCGATTCAGCAGATCATCATGCTGGCTGAACTGGCGGTAAACCGGGCATTGGATCGGGTAGATCCGCAGACCTGA
- a CDS encoding DUF3613 domain-containing protein — translation MHPFKGLCYLTLLSLPLSAAAIDAGPASAQQQETEGWLVLQSRNKAASPKPQTATATERDLAMQRWLKKYKYEIPDFYDPDAGGKIETKN, via the coding sequence ATGCATCCCTTCAAAGGCCTGTGCTACCTGACCCTGCTCAGCCTGCCCCTCAGCGCCGCCGCCATCGACGCCGGCCCTGCCTCGGCGCAACAACAGGAAACCGAAGGCTGGCTGGTCCTGCAAAGCCGCAACAAAGCCGCCTCGCCCAAACCACAAACGGCGACCGCAACCGAACGGGATCTGGCGATGCAGCGCTGGTTGAAGAAGTACAAATATGAGATTCCGGATTTTTATGACCCGGATGCGGGTGGCAAGATCGAGACCAAGAATTAG
- a CDS encoding tetratricopeptide repeat protein: MKVLIVMASLLLLGGCATDGQAPWTALLAPSSCSKMTQEQELALNLADDLANDGKLHASLANLQSLPDNISEVRLRKAKVYRLLGRSEAEPLYRGLLGGCLTAEAEHGLGQLYAARGDNGQAQAHLQRAARLAPTDEKIRNDLGVVYLNQLRLNDARFEFLTAIELKQNNQLATLNMVTLLLYQNDWPQAAEIVSRAKLTPQQFTEAQERAEKLKAPVKAKPASSNQVAAVADPLPSSLK, translated from the coding sequence ATGAAAGTACTGATAGTCATGGCAAGTCTGTTGTTGCTCGGCGGTTGCGCCACCGACGGCCAGGCACCTTGGACGGCACTGCTGGCACCGAGCAGTTGCAGCAAAATGACCCAGGAGCAGGAGCTGGCCCTGAACCTCGCGGACGACCTGGCCAACGACGGCAAACTGCACGCCAGCCTGGCCAACCTGCAAAGCCTGCCGGACAACATCAGCGAAGTGCGCCTGCGCAAAGCCAAGGTCTATCGCCTGCTCGGCCGCAGCGAAGCCGAGCCGCTGTACCGCGGCCTGCTCGGCGGCTGCCTGACCGCCGAAGCCGAACACGGCCTCGGCCAGCTCTACGCAGCCCGTGGCGACAACGGCCAGGCCCAGGCCCACCTGCAACGCGCCGCGCGCTTGGCCCCCACCGACGAAAAAATCCGCAACGACCTCGGCGTGGTCTACCTCAACCAGCTGCGCCTGAACGACGCCCGTTTCGAGTTCCTCACCGCCATCGAACTCAAGCAGAACAACCAACTGGCGACGCTGAACATGGTCACCCTGCTGCTGTACCAGAATGACTGGCCACAAGCCGCCGAAATCGTCAGCCGCGCCAAACTGACCCCGCAACAATTCACCGAAGCCCAGGAACGCGCAGAAAAACTCAAAGCCCCGGTCAAGGCCAAACCGGCCAGCAGCAATCAAGTGGCCGCCGTCGCCGACCCGTTGCCGTCATCGCTCAAATAA
- a CDS encoding type II secretion system F family protein, producing the protein MVWLAALMLLLGSLLLVGNHLLTERRRVRQVNQRLQGHLVRENRFGSWLRALGGSKFGQRSVSIDSETQTLLNRLGWRRASERSLYAACQIGTPLLTLGLAIFLQEVFFPQADNRWLVPMLATGGGYLLPKRLLAYAAAQRQKTIAVEVSTFIPLLRILFESGMAVEQALRVLSIEAQKLLPELTSELRLILTRVDSGLELGQELNKAAVMLAVDEFSDTCVILQQLIQQGGGAMKSLLALKQLLDDRRLTRLQEYISKMSAKMSVVMMLFLFPALLIVLAGPGFTAIARAFAN; encoded by the coding sequence ATGGTCTGGCTCGCGGCTCTGATGTTGCTGCTCGGTTCCCTGCTGCTGGTGGGCAACCATCTGCTGACCGAGCGGCGCCGGGTGCGTCAGGTCAATCAACGCCTGCAAGGGCATCTGGTGCGCGAGAACCGTTTTGGCAGTTGGCTGCGCGCACTGGGCGGCAGCAAATTCGGCCAGCGCTCGGTAAGCATCGACAGCGAAACCCAGACCCTGCTCAACCGCCTCGGCTGGCGCCGCGCCAGCGAACGCTCCCTGTACGCCGCCTGCCAGATCGGCACGCCGTTGCTGACACTGGGTCTGGCGATCTTTCTGCAAGAGGTGTTCTTCCCCCAGGCCGACAACCGTTGGCTGGTGCCGATGCTCGCCACCGGCGGCGGATATCTGCTGCCCAAACGCTTGCTCGCCTACGCAGCGGCCCAGCGACAGAAAACCATCGCCGTCGAGGTGTCGACGTTCATTCCGCTGCTGCGCATCCTGTTCGAATCCGGCATGGCCGTCGAACAAGCGCTGCGTGTGCTCAGCATCGAAGCGCAAAAACTGCTGCCGGAACTGACCAGCGAACTGCGCCTGATCCTGACCCGTGTCGACTCAGGTCTGGAGCTCGGCCAGGAGTTGAACAAAGCGGCGGTGATGCTCGCCGTGGACGAATTCAGCGACACCTGCGTGATCCTTCAACAACTGATTCAACAGGGCGGCGGCGCGATGAAATCGCTGCTGGCGCTCAAGCAATTGCTGGATGACCGCCGCCTGACGCGCTTGCAGGAATACATCTCGAAAATGTCGGCGAAGATGTCGGTGGTGATGATGCTGTTTCTGTTTCCGGCACTGCTGATCGTCCTCGCTGGCCCGGGCTTCACCGCGATTGCCCGGGCGTTCGCCAACTGA
- a CDS encoding type II secretion system F family protein: MLGPIILIVICLMLLGLSIRLFLQGLRKTATEKVLNRLAAGQPQLAPEKPVWVGLERMFLRAGLGRPTERFGLWLSLWALAIALGYFLADWVGLLLMIFAPPLALRLYIAVLYQRRVKRMIEQLPQLLDHTVRSLKSGRTLSDAVMGGIEASEDPLKKAMGRVQRNVQLGVNLPDAVSDFAELYEQDELRMFALGLKVNHRYGGNASELLENLIKLIRERDQGARQLRALTGETRMTAWVLGSLPLLLVSYFMLTNPGYMLGMWNDASGQHMLISAAVLQVFGSLALWRMLRSV; encoded by the coding sequence ATGCTGGGACCGATCATTCTCATCGTTATCTGCCTGATGCTGCTGGGGCTGTCGATCCGACTGTTCCTGCAAGGTCTGCGCAAGACCGCCACGGAAAAAGTCCTCAACCGACTGGCCGCCGGGCAACCGCAACTGGCACCTGAAAAACCGGTCTGGGTCGGCCTCGAACGGATGTTTCTACGCGCTGGGCTCGGCCGCCCGACCGAGCGCTTCGGCCTGTGGCTGAGTCTTTGGGCGCTAGCGATAGCGCTGGGGTATTTTCTTGCCGACTGGGTCGGCCTGCTGCTGATGATCTTCGCACCGCCACTGGCGCTGCGACTGTACATCGCGGTGCTTTACCAGCGCCGGGTCAAACGCATGATCGAGCAACTGCCGCAGTTGCTCGATCACACCGTACGTAGCCTGAAGTCCGGGCGCACGCTGAGCGACGCGGTCATGGGCGGCATCGAAGCCAGTGAAGATCCGCTGAAAAAAGCCATGGGCCGGGTCCAGCGCAACGTGCAACTAGGCGTGAACCTGCCCGATGCCGTCAGCGATTTCGCCGAGCTGTATGAACAGGATGAACTGCGCATGTTCGCTCTCGGCCTGAAGGTCAATCATCGCTACGGCGGCAACGCCAGCGAGCTGCTGGAAAACCTGATCAAACTGATCCGCGAACGCGACCAGGGCGCGCGCCAACTGCGCGCGCTCACTGGCGAAACACGCATGACCGCCTGGGTACTCGGTTCGTTGCCGCTGCTGCTGGTGAGTTACTTCATGCTGACCAACCCCGGCTACATGCTCGGGATGTGGAACGATGCGAGCGGCCAGCACATGTTGATCAGCGCTGCCGTGTTGCAAGTGTTCGGCAGCCTGGCGCTATGGCGCATGTTGCGGAGCGTCTGA
- a CDS encoding CpaF family protein, with product MSAEKLFGAAPRSGVGNSDHEGLKLVLHRYIIDALEESGKNLLEGSRQQLAQFVTDKVAEYIARLHLAISRYEMERLAEEIVDELTGFGPLEVLLRDQSVTEILVNGPHRVFIERDGVLHQSDLRFIDAHHVERVMQRILAPLGRRLDESSPMVDARLPDGSRVNAIIPPIALDGPCLSIRKFRKDMLKSTDLMAMQTIDLSIFEFFQDAVGKRCNILISGGTGTGKTTLLNILSQLINPHERLVTIEDVAELQLGHPHVVRLETRPPNAEGHGEVKASDLIRNALRMRPDRIILGEIRGVEVVDVLTAMNTGHDGSMSTVHANNAQDALLRLETLVGLTGRSIAERTLRQMICAALDVIIQLTRMPDGRRCVSEVVEVVGIREDVYVTNTLFRLDRRSGFGFLREAINPAGDKLRHEAHLG from the coding sequence ATGAGCGCAGAAAAACTCTTCGGTGCGGCGCCCCGCAGTGGCGTCGGCAACAGCGATCACGAAGGCCTGAAACTGGTCCTGCATCGCTACATCATCGACGCCCTCGAAGAGTCGGGGAAAAACCTGCTGGAAGGTTCACGCCAGCAACTCGCGCAATTTGTCACCGACAAAGTCGCCGAGTATATCGCGCGTTTGCACCTGGCGATTTCCCGCTACGAAATGGAGCGTCTGGCCGAAGAGATCGTCGACGAGCTCACCGGTTTCGGTCCACTGGAAGTGTTGCTGCGCGATCAGTCGGTGACCGAGATTCTGGTCAACGGCCCGCACCGGGTGTTCATCGAACGCGACGGTGTGCTGCACCAGAGTGACCTGCGGTTTATCGATGCGCATCACGTCGAACGCGTGATGCAGCGCATCCTCGCACCGCTCGGCCGGCGCCTCGACGAGTCTTCGCCGATGGTTGACGCGCGCCTGCCGGATGGCAGTCGGGTCAATGCGATCATTCCGCCGATTGCCCTCGACGGCCCATGCCTGTCGATCCGTAAATTTCGCAAGGACATGCTCAAGAGCACCGACCTGATGGCGATGCAAACCATCGACCTGTCGATCTTCGAGTTTTTCCAGGATGCGGTCGGCAAGCGCTGCAACATCCTGATCAGCGGCGGCACCGGCACCGGCAAGACCACACTGCTGAATATTCTCAGCCAGTTGATCAACCCGCACGAACGTCTGGTGACCATCGAAGACGTTGCCGAATTGCAACTCGGCCACCCTCACGTGGTACGCCTCGAAACCCGGCCGCCGAATGCCGAAGGCCACGGGGAAGTGAAGGCCAGCGACCTGATCCGTAACGCCCTGCGCATGCGCCCCGACCGGATCATCCTCGGCGAGATTCGTGGTGTCGAAGTGGTCGACGTCCTCACCGCGATGAATACCGGTCACGACGGTTCGATGAGCACCGTGCACGCCAACAACGCTCAGGATGCCTTGCTGCGTCTGGAAACGCTGGTCGGCCTGACCGGCCGCTCCATCGCCGAACGCACCCTGCGCCAGATGATCTGCGCCGCCCTCGACGTGATCATTCAGTTGACGCGCATGCCCGACGGACGCCGCTGCGTCAGTGAGGTGGTGGAAGTGGTCGGTATTCGCGAGGACGTCTACGTCACCAACACCCTGTTCCGCCTCGACCGCCGCAGCGGTTTCGGCTTCCTGCGCGAAGCGATCAATCCGGCCGGCGACAAGCTGCGCCACGAGGCGCATCTGGGCTGA
- a CDS encoding pilus assembly protein — MSQSLSQTFLAITRNSTDLEWLQGALAPLGQVVSAGGGSLDELLALVDVTFANLVFVGLDREHVVAQSALIEGALEAKPMLAIVALGDGMDNQLVLNAMRAGARDFVAYGSRSSEVAGLVRRLSKRLPPVAPNTQLGGLTVMYGVQSSSDGALLANHMALVVQKSGQQTLLLDLGLPRGDSLALLGLESSFHFGDALRHLRRLDATLIDSAFTSAEAGLRILAYASNDEPLENTSAAELYMLLSALRQHFQHIVVNLTGQTDSEALRTFVSHCDKLLWYTDQNVLNCRRNLAVLNLWREKGMKLDHGRLLIDRYLSNVAPDSDTLGKTFNLEVIATLALTPEVRLNAKNQGVSLFELAPREKLTQSLRALGERLAKRSEGLAKPKVTWFDRLRGTS; from the coding sequence ATGAGCCAGAGCCTGAGCCAGACCTTTCTCGCCATCACCCGCAACAGCACCGATCTGGAGTGGCTGCAAGGCGCACTCGCACCGTTGGGCCAAGTGGTCAGCGCCGGTGGCGGCAGCCTTGATGAACTGCTGGCGCTGGTGGACGTGACCTTTGCCAATCTGGTGTTCGTCGGCCTTGATCGCGAGCACGTGGTCGCCCAGAGTGCGTTGATCGAAGGCGCGCTGGAGGCCAAACCGATGCTGGCGATCGTGGCGCTCGGCGACGGCATGGACAATCAGTTGGTGCTCAACGCGATGCGCGCCGGCGCCCGGGATTTTGTCGCTTACGGTTCACGCTCCAGTGAAGTCGCCGGGCTGGTGCGGCGCTTGAGCAAACGCCTGCCGCCCGTGGCACCGAACACGCAACTGGGCGGCCTCACGGTGATGTATGGCGTGCAGAGCAGTTCCGACGGCGCACTGCTGGCCAATCACATGGCGTTGGTGGTGCAAAAGAGCGGTCAGCAAACCTTGTTGCTTGATCTCGGTTTGCCGCGCGGTGACAGCCTCGCCCTGCTCGGGCTGGAAAGTTCGTTCCACTTCGGCGATGCCTTGCGCCACTTGCGCAGGCTCGACGCCACGCTGATCGACAGCGCCTTCACCAGTGCCGAAGCCGGCCTGCGGATTCTCGCCTACGCCAGCAACGACGAGCCGCTGGAAAACACCAGCGCCGCCGAGCTGTACATGTTGCTCAGCGCCTTGCGCCAGCACTTCCAGCACATCGTCGTGAACCTCACCGGGCAGACCGACAGCGAAGCCTTGCGCACCTTTGTCAGCCACTGCGACAAGTTGCTCTGGTACACCGATCAGAACGTGCTCAACTGCCGACGCAACCTTGCCGTGCTCAATCTGTGGCGCGAAAAAGGCATGAAGCTCGACCACGGACGCCTGCTGATCGACCGCTACTTGAGCAACGTCGCGCCCGATTCGGACACCCTCGGCAAGACCTTCAACCTGGAAGTGATTGCCACGCTGGCCCTCACCCCGGAAGTGCGCCTCAACGCGAAAAACCAGGGCGTCAGCCTGTTCGAGCTGGCCCCGCGAGAAAAACTCACGCAGAGCCTGCGCGCTCTCGGCGAACGTCTGGCGAAACGTTCCGAAGGTCTGGCCAAGCCCAAAGTGACCTGGTTCGACCGCTTGCGAGGCACCTCATGA